The Raphanus sativus cultivar WK10039 chromosome 2, ASM80110v3, whole genome shotgun sequence DNA segment gttgAGTTTATTccagtttttcaaaattttaatgtatttttattatttatttatcaacttcAAAAAAACTGTCACGTTGTCATTTTAACCTAGAAAATGAATAGTACTTGTTATCTAAAGAACAAATAAACCTCTTTGGAGGTTTGTTATGATAAAAATATCACTTAAAATTTTTAAAGTGCtagttcaaaaaataattaatgtttaaaatgCATGTATGTGTAGCTTTGAGGGTTTTTGAATATCAAACGCTCGATATATTATGCTATTATGGTGAATAAACCACACGTGAATAAACTCATTCTAGGTTCAAATTAGAATGTGACAGTTTTAAAGTTGTTTCATAATATGTATTTCTCTCACATAAACCACACGTGAACCGTATCATAGTTTCTAATATGTCTGTCTCTCACACTATTTAATCCATTATCACCATCCTAAGCCTAAATAAATGTGGTTTAGAAAATGCAGAAGAGAAAAAAATCTGACCATTAGTTATTAGAACCAAATTTATATGTAGGCCTCTTAGTGCTAACAAGGCCTAACTAGAAATCGTGCGACAAAATCAAAGAGTATATTCCGTTGACTTGATAAAAATGTCATACCGAACCACAGCCGACCAAAGTTGACTTGGCCTGTtcgtctctcttttttttttcttgcgaTCCATTTCTTACCAATCTCATATTCTGTGTTTAGAGATGTTGTGTTTgttcaagaggaagaagatagaGGAGCATTTCTAGAAGAATGGAAGCTTGTTGTTGGAGGAACTCATTGCATCTTCAGGAGGTATATACAATCCCATCCGTACGTTTTCTTCCCACCAAATTATTCAAGCCACACAAACCACTTCGACTGGCACTATATAGTCTCCGAAGACAGATTCGTGTGGTACAGAGGCATGATTGAAAACAGACTCGTAATGATCAAGACATACCAAGACTGTACCCTTTTTGAAGCTGACAACTTGTATCGTGACATCACTGTCTCATCTTTGATGAGTAGCCATAAGAATGTTCTCAAGATCCTGGGCTGCTGTCTAGAGTTCCAACATCCCATTCTCGTGTGTGAATACCCGGAAAATGGAGCTCTAAACTGTATAAAACGTGCAAGGGATGGACCCACCAGACCATTTCCTTGGAGTTTAAGGTTGAGGATCAGTCTCAGTAAAACTGATTCCAGAAGTAGAATCGAGTGTAAATGAAATGGTTTGCAGAACATCAAGCTATATCGAGCCAGATTACCTCAATACAGGTTTAGTAACGGAGAATGTTGACATCTATAGCCTTGGGATCATCATGCTAATGCTTTTTACAGGGAATTCTGAATATACTTCGGAAGTTGATGTTTATCTTCCTGTACGCCTGTCTATGTTGGCAAGTTGGTGGATCGAGGTCTCTTGACTGGACTGATAGACCCGTCGATGTTGGAAAGTGAGAAACGGAGACATCCCTGAGCATCTAATACCGCAAATGGAAGCATTCATTGAGCTTGCTTTAAGATGTGTACGATTTAGACAAGGAGAAAACGAGCTTCACATGATAGACGTTGCAAAAGAACTTAAGAAGATAGCGAAACATATCTGAAATCAGCTAGATATCTTATGTTCTTCAAATGAGAACTCATTTCCTTTTGAATCTGAAGTATGGAACTCAGACTCCCAGGGAGGAACAGATGTTCATATGACTGTTTTTAAAGATCTTctgttttttgttgttttgtgtaTATGCTTGCACTATCATACTTGAGAGATATACACGTTGGAGATGGAAACCAATTGCGGGATTTATGGATTAAGTATTGTTATTTCGGTTTGGCGCAAATAACGAGTGTTATATTTAGATTGGGCTTTCGGTATTTGAATTGATGGACATAGGGGGTttaatgctttttttttaacgctgattcattatgatattacaattatgataTGAGAAAGATTATATAGACGATTCAACAACCGACACTACTATCTGCCTTATgagatctacgcctaactgcatcacctgagccgtcctatgaagatccacgTCTGACCAGATTAACTTGCACCATGTTGTAGATCTCTTGTAAACTTTTCTTCCCTAATCTGCATAATTGTTTAATGAACCACTCTctccgggacttgaaacctggatttaTCTGCAAAAAATTGCATAGCCTGGGGTTTGAACTCCAGACCTGGGTGTAGAAACCTTTAAACCTTAACCACTAAACTACAGTGCTTCCACTGGGGGTTTAATGCTTAGAAACCAATTTGAATGtcctttatattttatgatgCGATGAACTAAATGACaccttatgttatatattaaacCAAGCTGTAGTGATGTTGTTCTAGGGGAGCAGAGTATGAGTGTAAGATTCAGCTGGTCCTTCGATCAGAAAACGAGCAAAAGATTTGTCGTTATACAAAAGAGCAGATTGAAGAAAGATATGACAAAGGGATTGTGTATGTTTACAGCTTCTACGGCCCTTCCCAATCGAGGTCTATGGTTTTATATCGTAAAAAGATTTTTGGTGTTAGAAAATAGGATTTTTAATATctggttttcttttttcaaacaGTATTATCGTAATGCCTTGGCTGCCACGGTTAGTGGTTTCTTTCGGTCTGTGATTTTGACTGCCACAGTTAGTGATTTCCGCAAAAATTTATCTGTGAGTTTTATCTTCATCCGACGACTGGAGAGGCTCaaaagattgtttttttttttgaactacaACGGTTAAACCCGAATCAATAATGACACAAGTCTAATCTATGGGTGGAGGTATAATCTACAGATAGATCATGTCAATAATGACACAAGTCTAATCCCCGGGTGGAGGTATAATCCACAGATAGATCCTCTCGTAggcattcaaatgagccgaaaGCAATGGGCCCATATCCATGTGGTCAATGGGAATCGAACACGGGACCGTATTGAGGCCGAAGCTCTCTCAAATACCACTAGGCTAACCCCACTGGTTAATATTGTTTTGTTATCATTTACCGGTACACAAACATTGTTATTTCTCAAAAGCGAGTTGTGCTAATTGGAAACGATAACAATCATACCTTTCATTTATATCCACAAATTTTcaagtaaattttaaaaatcaaacttATTCGATTTTTGAGATTCATGTTTAAATCAAGGCATTACAATTTTATTTCGTAAAAagatttttggtgtttgaagaTATGGTTTTTAAtatctgatatttttttaagaactaATATCCgatcttcttttctttcaaataaTATTGTCGTAAAGTCTGGCTGCCACGGTTAGTGGGTTCCCtgaaactttctttttttttgtcttcgtCGGATTACTGGTACATTATTTTAAGAGGCTCAGTAGATTGTATTGAGGCCGAAACTCTCTCAAATACCACTAGGCCGTGTGGCCAGTGGGAATCGAACCCGTGACCGTATTGAAGCCGAAGCTCTCTCAAATACCACTAGGCTAACCCCGCTGGTTAAGATTGTTTTGTTATCATTTACCGGTACACAAACATTGTTATTTCTCAAAAGCGAGCTGTGCTAATTGGAAACGATAACAATCATACCCTTCATTTATATCCACAAATTTTcaagtaaattttaaaaatcaaacttATTCGATTTTTGAGATTCATGTTTAGATCAAGGCATTACGATTTTATTTCGTAAAAagatttttggtgtttgaagaTATGGTTTTTAATAtctgatatttttttgagaacTAATATCCGATCTTCTTTTCTGTCAAATAATATTGTCGTAAAGTCTGGCTGCCACGATTAGTGGGTTCCCTGAAACTTTCTTTTTTCGTTTTCATCGGATTACTGGTACGTTATTTTAAGAGGCTCAGTAGATTTTTTGTTATCATGCAGAAATAACAATGTttgaaaatattacttttaatatctgatttttcttttcaaacaaTATTGTTGTAATGCCTCGACTACGGTTAGTGGGTTCCACGATTCTTCTTTCGGTCTGGGGGTTTCATCTTCATCTGAGAGCCGGTACATTATTTAAAAGGCTCGGAAGATTAttctttctatgtgtttggccTCACTTACGCATTATTAAAAGACCATTTCCCAATAGTTCACCATCCAGTATAATATTCATGTTGAAATACACCTAACTTTGAAGTTCTATCAAGACtaataactgaaaataaaagtattttgaTGTATAAGTAgacaaatcaatttttaaaaacttttccACGTACACCTTCATATACCATGAAGTGGGATGTTGCACTTTTAcaaactatatttaaattttagagcATTACAGCAACAACATAGCAAAACCATTGAGTACAAAGAAACTGATGACAAATGACTATAAGGGTAGAATTGGGTACCGACTTGgtccaatctttttttttctttttatgagaTTACGCAACCATGGGGATTTTAGTGGTCACATCCGTTGAAATTATGATAGTAAGGTGGAAAACATGTGGGGATATAGTGACAAATTACTTCTTGGGGTTTCGGATCAGGTTTCGGCTCAGGCTTCTTCTCGGGTTCTTTAGCCGGCCCAACCGTGATTATCTCGGTATAACATATCTTCTGCAGTTTCTTCACAATCATAAAGGCATCAATCTCTCCGACCACAGTTAGTTTACCTTCCTTAACGTCTACCGACTGGACTCcttacaaatcaaaatatagttATGACTTAATCAGTTACATGATAGAATCCTGAGGTTTAagctataaaatatattttataaaaaatagtaaaaaagtatttatattaaattaatcattGCTGAGTGTTCTTGCATCGTGTACCTGATAGACAACAGACTGTTGACATAgctttttgtttggttctttcacAGCAAACATCCAATTTCAGTACAGCTTTCTATCATGTAGAATCATACATAATCAGCACTTGATTAGGATAGTAAATGACGTTTCATCTATTGCTAATTTATAAAAGCAAAAAGCCATTtgaaaaccaatatatatatatatatatatattttagaaacttCCAATTGAGAAACAATATGCTAACAAATGATAAAGAATCGAACCTGCATTTTTTCTTCAACTAATGATTGAGAAATTAAGCATGTCGTGGATTGTTAATAAGCTTTGAAAGTTCCTTCTTATATAAGGACTTGCATTGCATTGCATGCAAGTACGGgaccatatttatttattttctataaaaacgGAAAATAATTGGAACCAGTCATGATGTAaagacaaaaatattttttttgtaacatatttttttctttctcaataaTAAGTTTTCATtcaccaaaaataattaaaaagcttTTCGAAGTCGATTTTCAACCATAGAGGAAACGAAATGATCTAGTAAAagacaaaaagataaaataattaaactcaCCGTTTTTCCTTGTCACGTGGAGAATGAAGAAAATCAAGTTATAAATATCTTATAAGCTTTTTCTGTATTCTCCATGCATATATCCAATAATTgctaaaagttttaaatatagttttggtgtttAAATTACccgttttcatattttaaaataaagaaacaaattttatttgtaatgttttttttcttcaaaaccacgaattataaaaatgatatactcttaacaaaattgaaacaatataaaaaatattaaattatccaaaagatattattgaaattaaattaggtttttaatttatttttttggtcaaaggttttttaattaattgtaGCATATCTTTCTTTTGGTGGAGACTTAAGCCCAGCTAAAAATTGGACCAAGAAAGCGAGGTTAGAGTTGAATGAATCATAATGGACAAGTCGTCCTGAGTGTCCAACGACTATGAATAAATAGCAATAAGTCGTCAAGTGTAGGAATAATTGTGAACCAAGAATTAAAATTTCGACTTCCTAATTTCCATGCAATGCAAACATCAACCCTATTTCGTTTCGTAGTGTAGCGTTGAAAAAAAGATTGTCGGATTCAACTTTTGAGACATAACTAATAAAACAAATCGCTATTACTAATGTAATCGCTAACAGTCTGGCATTTGTAGTTCAGTTTGTCTACGAGGTCGCGTATTGATGTGAGAAAATAACTGATTTATAGtcttatttcatatataaagatTAGTATATTAAgagaaatttttataaaatagcatTTACTAAActcaaacaaatatatataacatctttggatttagaatttagtgattattttattttaatttctagACCTTATATGACACCACAGAGACGGCTTCTCTCGTCTGATGATATTAGCTCtgagagcatcattattggtgggaTTGTGTCTCATGTCCCttggctttgtttttttttttccttttttttggtcGGTTGTAACTAAGGACCATCCTTTAATTAGGGGTTTTTTTCCCTTTTCTCTTCTTGGTCCTAGTGTTTAGTGGTCCCCTCCTCCCTTAAGGGATGTCTCAGGGGATGACCAATAAGAATGGTCTGAGGCAGAAACTGATCACGGTGGAGTGAGTAAAACCTTAAGTAAGAAACCACCtgatatttattctattaattcttcaacatgtccaattgatattaagttatgtccaatttaaaaaaatacaaaacctATTGTAACtgtttatatttacatattagtATAACTGCTAAACCaattctaaattaaaaaaaaatagaaaaatcacgTCATCTGGGAAGTTATATCACTCAAAACTTCTAAACTGCTTCTGTTTCTGTTCTAAAACACGTCCTGGAGACTGCTAAATCGCCGACGGTTGGCGGAGCTCTGTCGCTGCAGATTTGGTTAAATCTCATCAAAAATCGGAAAGGTCTTAACttcaaataattttgattttttcctcTAAATCTGATGATTAAGATTGGAGCTATcactttttttcttaaatccaATAAAAGTTGAGATGTTAGAACCATCGAACCATAAATTTTTGTCTAGCTGCCATGGATTTGTGTTTTCTACTTCTTCTTCAGGTTGAAGATGGAGACAAAACTgcaattttttattcattaaacgaaaatcaaaaaaaagataaaataaggACAGTAGTTACTTGAACCCGATGTGTTGGGTCATCTAAAGCCGGCTATAACCATAAGTCCAATGTTAAACTTTTATGTATTTACCctcaataaaaattatatacatatataaaaatactaaaaacaatTGTGAAACCCATCAACCAAACAAATTTAAAGAATTTTTGCAAATGTGAAACCGTGAACGAAGtccaaaatgaaacaaaattattctCATGAATTGAAGGCTCATGAcaattaaatgattttaaatatattatcaaataaataaaaactttatactgataaaaatagtttattgtCGGAGTAGTATACTATTTTGTACATATCTTAAATTATCATTAAAGTAActttaatctaaaataaatcaaaatataaacttataatcaatactattaaatttagaACATATCTTGATGTTAGTTTAGTCCAACTAAAAACAAGAATATATAACCGTTTATATGCCCATATAAATATAGTTCCTTAACCTTTAaccttattttaaaaaaacacgCCAACAATTAACTGGTCGAAAAAACTACTATTTTTAGGAATATGCAGATAACAACTAACTGGTCAAAAAACAGTTACACAACTTTTTTCAAAAGAGTCCAAACTAATAAGTGGCAGTTTGTTGAATGGACGACAATTTGTTGTTTGTTGCTGGTTATAacttgaattttataaatattatatttcttgaaaatataaaacaaaaatatatatgtctttTTAAGAAGTTATCATAAGtttggtccaactatttgaaaaatcgaaTTGCGGGTACGAGTTATCAGTATTTTATGCGGGTGAGTGTGGGTTGGGggattttggatcgcggctacccgtcgaccgcaaagtattttaaaaaacaaaaatttaaaagtaaatatttttaaaaatacaggatttaaaaataataatttaaaatttaaataatgtataaatattttattatatatatatatatttataacaattAAACTAaagtatgtttttaaaaaaatatatatatatatatatataactcgcagataaccacaaaattaaatgGAGTGGGtgcgggtacaaaattatttgtttgcggattgtgcgatattttttaactaaaacaaaatttaaaatccgCGGGTTCGCAGGTCAGCGGGGCGAGTTCAAGCCGCAACCCTACCTTAATCGTGCGTATACTGGATCAActtttaaattgatattatttagtaaaatatattttatttaaaatttatacacatgtatgattacaaaaaaaattagaaagaaaaaataaatatcaaaaattaaatttaaaacaagaaTAAACCCGCCCtcttaagggcgggtcaaaatctagtctctACTTGAAGCTATTAGAAGGGGAGAACTATGATGAAGTGTCTCAGGTGAGTGAGGCCCACAATGGTTACAGATTACATAGATTGTGTTGTGGGGTTTTGTTTGTAcatatgaagaagatgaagctcACACTGAGCGGTTGAGTTCTTGTTTTACATGTACGCCTTTGGATTAAGGATGTTTGTGTACAGTGTATTTATCTTTAGTTAAAATTCCGTTCGCCTTTTGTCTACCTTTTTGAGCTTTTGTTTAAGCATGTAATAGCCACTGATGGAGACCAAATCTCCTAGACGGGTGTTAGCTTTCCTTTGAGTTTTCTTTCTTACAAGATAATGCTCTACGCTCTTTGCCTTAAAAGAGAAATGTCGATATACATGCAACATCTCGTCTAGATTTCTAATCCACTAAAACAAGAAAGCAAAGTATATCCAATTCAAATATGCATAATACAAGCACAATCCTCTTGAATCACCGTTCTATTTAATATACGGCTCTGTTTATACTCTTTAAAACAAACTATCTTGAACAAAACTTTTCAAGAGTTCAAACTTTATTAGGATAACCTAACCCTAAGCTGAACTCCTCTTTAGTCTAGACTCCAATCCTCCAAACCTATGTCACCAAGTACTTCGCCTAGTATATTGAGTAAGTCAACACAAATGCATGCCAATTAATTATACGAACGAGCATGTCAACATTAATTCACGCCATGCTTAATCATCACAACACAACGGACAACTCCACCATATACACAACGTCAACACCAACATGCTTGATCAACACAAGCTCTGAACAACGGCACATTCCATCAAACACTACATCAACACCTACAAGCACACACATGAAAACTCACAATGAAATTCTCTTTCGCACTTTATGTTCTGAGTTCTAcctttttcttaaaatatgtctcttttatatattaattttaaatttgttctttaagtTCTTccaaatataatttgacaaactTTCTTTTCCGtttaaacaaatttcaatttttgTAAAGACAAACTTCTTCTCCAAGTAAATCCTTttgtttaaagaaaaacatCCATTTGTTTTCGGTCACATATTCTCTTTCTGTTTCCAAATTCTACTTACACAAGCAATCACAAATTCTATGTAAGCGACTTCACAACTCAACTTCTTGCACAGACGTGAAATACCTATTGTAATATGTCACGAACAAGAAATTACATCTTCAAGATTGTTTCTCAGCGAGcattttggatttttgttttaaaaagaatcAACGTCAGAAGATTGCGCAAGTATTGTCAGCCGGTAAACTATACTGTTTGTCTTCTTGAGAGTTGAAGGAATCtttaattaagtaaaataaaaagtcCTGGTTTTACTCATCTGCGATGTAtggatatttttctttgttttttctaCTATCTTGTGTCTTCAACAGTGGCTATCTTCACTGATATGGTTGAgataatttcattattttcacATTCACAATTAATTACTAACGCAACACCAAACTATAGCCACCCAAAATAATCCTAGTCGAcaaagttagtttttttttactaaacagAGTTAGATTTTTCCTTAGTTAATTAATGGCAAAACAAGAAGGTGGTCCAATGGAATTGGAGAATGTGATATGGTTCAAaccccaccggccacacggatatgagttattgctttcgactcatttgaatgcccaggagagggtctatccgtgggctgtacctctacccgggggttaggcttgtgtcatcattgacccgggtttaacccttttggtttacaaaaaaaaaaacagagttagATTTTTCCTTAGTTAATTAATGGCAAAACAAGAAGGTGGTCCAATGGAATTGGAGAATGTGATAGTTGGGAGAGCTCTGATGTTTAATGTTGGATACGCGTGTCCGTTTGTTACACATTGAGTTTAATTAGACGGTATTCAAATTTAATTCGCACAGTACGAACCTCCAATAGCTGATTGATCAATTATTAATTAtagacttattcttgggttcactccctaaaGTGAAtctctaggttcaccaaccaataggattgtGTCATTTaagattcaatattttttaaaaaatgaaacaaaatattatcgaattataatatacttttaaaataaaaattaaataaaaattatactaatcacaaaaaaaactttttaatctaaaaaaaatattttcaaaaaatatttttaacactcccaacaaacattaaatcttagacttttggataaatcttaaattttaagatttatccaagaatttcgggtttatccaagggtttaaggtttacccaagtgtttagggtttaggataatGATTTAGAGTAtagtttttttgttgattgtgttataaatagtttttttaaatcaaagttttataatatatccaaaggtttactaaaagatttagggtttaacatttagagattagtgtttttttgtggtattaatttattttttgaaaaaatatttattttttgcattcttagtattattttatttatttttactttattttttatttttaaaacgtaatataatttgaaaatattttgtttccttttttaaatgatgtcaaatttgaaataactaaatcctattggttggtgaacctaaaagttcaccctagggggtgaacccaagaataactcttaaTTATATGCAAAACGAAATCATTATTTTCTactcttttcatttttattataagtagttttagcaaaaaattgcttcataatataaatagttttaacatTTA contains these protein-coding regions:
- the LOC108840994 gene encoding heavy metal-associated isoprenylated plant protein 12, encoding MQKAVLKLDVCCERTKQKAMSTVCCLSGVQSVDVKEGKLTVVGEIDAFMIVKKLQKICYTEIITVGPAKEPEKKPEPKPDPKPQEVICHYIPTCFPPYYHNFNGCDH